From one Nocardioides scoriae genomic stretch:
- a CDS encoding DODA-type extradiol aromatic ring-opening family dioxygenase encodes MAEVCAVIASTHHPFYYRASTATGADRPPFADEWVAKIEAFRETLTRARPDVLVMVGSDHFHQLWLDNMPQFLVGKAPFYDANWYNEEREFGLPRMRLAGQEDLSAHILRHGLDADFDLAFSNELRIDHSITCPIITLRPEADLPIVPIYTNIFAPPLPQPKRFVQLGQTIRQLVESWPEDLRVAIIGTGHLSLELGGPRQFGEHGPDPEFDRRAVEWIASGDLEGCLAEVTLDSLHLPGNATHGFMDFMLMMGVAGEGQKAHHVDSLDLFHTMEAYFTWYPNGVPQ; translated from the coding sequence GTGGCCGAAGTCTGCGCCGTCATCGCCTCGACGCACCACCCCTTCTACTACCGCGCCAGCACCGCGACCGGGGCCGACCGGCCGCCGTTCGCCGACGAGTGGGTGGCCAAGATCGAGGCCTTCCGGGAGACGCTGACGCGGGCCCGCCCCGACGTGCTGGTGATGGTCGGCAGCGACCACTTCCACCAGCTGTGGTTGGACAACATGCCGCAGTTCCTCGTCGGCAAGGCACCCTTCTACGACGCCAACTGGTACAACGAGGAGCGCGAGTTCGGGCTGCCCCGGATGCGGCTCGCGGGCCAGGAGGACCTCTCGGCGCACATCCTGCGCCACGGCCTCGACGCCGACTTCGACCTGGCGTTCAGCAACGAGCTGCGCATCGACCACAGCATCACCTGCCCGATCATCACGCTGCGGCCCGAGGCCGACCTGCCGATCGTGCCGATCTACACCAACATCTTCGCGCCGCCGCTCCCGCAGCCGAAGCGGTTCGTGCAGCTCGGCCAGACCATCCGCCAGCTCGTCGAGTCGTGGCCCGAGGACCTGCGGGTGGCCATCATCGGCACCGGCCACCTCTCGCTCGAGCTCGGCGGGCCGCGCCAGTTCGGCGAGCACGGCCCGGACCCGGAGTTCGACCGCAGGGCGGTGGAGTGGATCGCCTCCGGCGACCTCGAGGGCTGCCTCGCCGAGGTCACCCTCGACAGCCTGCACCTGCCGGGCAACGCCACCCACGGCTTCATGGACTTCATGCTGATGATGGGCGTGGCCGGGGAGGGCCAGAAGGCGCACCACGTCGACTCCCTCGACCTGTTCCACACGATGGAGGCCTACTTCACGTGGTACCCGAACGGGGTGCCCCAGTGA
- a CDS encoding IclR family transcriptional regulator domain-containing protein, producing the protein MAGRGSGPDFVEALARGLDVLAAFDGAHRQMSLTEVATATGLARPTARRLLLTLQELGYVRGVDARFELTPRVIELGMAYVASLGLWDVARPHLEALVGRTGESSSMAQLDGSDIVYVARVSVPKIIALRVEIGTRFPAAQTSQGKVLLAALPPAELDRVLAEPSRSGLPAYIGRTPAQLADELVSVRARGWALADEELAPGVRSVAVPVRDGTGAVRAAMNVTVHAAETSTRTLLDDHLPHLLRTAGDVSDDWARWQSRPHAEVRADSSAG; encoded by the coding sequence ATGGCCGGTCGTGGCTCTGGTCCCGACTTCGTGGAGGCGCTGGCGCGCGGCCTCGACGTCCTGGCGGCCTTCGACGGGGCCCACCGCCAGATGTCGCTGACCGAGGTCGCCACCGCCACCGGCCTGGCGCGCCCCACGGCCCGGCGGCTGCTGCTGACGCTGCAGGAGCTGGGCTACGTCCGCGGCGTCGACGCCCGCTTCGAGCTCACCCCGCGGGTGATCGAGCTCGGGATGGCCTACGTCGCCTCGCTCGGCCTGTGGGACGTCGCCCGGCCCCACCTCGAGGCGCTGGTGGGCCGCACGGGGGAGTCGTCGTCGATGGCCCAGCTCGACGGCTCCGACATCGTCTACGTCGCCCGCGTCTCGGTCCCGAAGATCATCGCGCTGCGCGTCGAGATCGGCACCCGCTTCCCCGCCGCGCAGACCAGCCAGGGCAAGGTCCTGCTCGCCGCCCTGCCCCCCGCCGAGCTCGACCGGGTGCTCGCGGAGCCCAGCCGGTCGGGCCTGCCGGCGTACATCGGCCGCACCCCCGCCCAGCTCGCCGACGAGCTGGTCTCGGTCCGCGCCCGCGGCTGGGCCCTGGCCGACGAGGAGCTCGCCCCGGGCGTCCGCTCGGTCGCCGTGCCCGTCCGCGACGGCACCGGCGCCGTCCGCGCGGCCATGAACGTCACCGTCCACGCCGCCGAGACCTCGACCCGGACCCTCCTCGACGACCACCTGCCCCACCTGCTCCGCACCGCCGGCGACGTCAGCGACGACTGGGCCCGCTGGCAGTCCCGCCCCCACGCCGAGGTGCGGGCCGACTCGTCAGCGGGGTGA
- a CDS encoding MFS transporter: MASTDTRTDYRVTYLVLCAGVASFSLLQSMVNPVLPTIEAALDTDQATVTWVLTAYLLSASVFTPIIGRVGDKVGKERMLVVALLALAVGSLLAALAPSIGVLIAARAIQGVGGGVLPLTFGIIRDEFPREKVAGAVGTSAALLAVGGGIGLVLAGPIVDALSYRWLFWLPMIMTLLAAAAAHWFVPESPERTPGRINLLSAALLSSWLVTLLLAVSQGHSWGWGSPITVGLFAATVVLLPVWVYAEAHSDSPLIDMRMMRIPTVWTVNLVALLFGMGMYSMFAFLPQFLQTPDDVTGYGFGASVTQSGLLLLPQTVATFLAGLYSGRAAARFGSKAVLVAGATLTSLGLLALVLFHDHVWHLLIESTVLGLGFGLAFAAMSNLIVDAVPQSQTGVASGMNANIRTVGGALGSAVLASVVTANLRPDGLPIESGYTHGFSVLVVTSALAALVAVAVPVVKVVTRSTADDAPATEADGAAVALEPLAR, encoded by the coding sequence ATGGCCAGCACTGACACCCGCACCGACTACCGCGTGACGTACCTCGTCCTGTGCGCAGGCGTGGCGTCGTTCTCGCTGCTGCAGTCGATGGTCAACCCGGTGCTGCCGACCATCGAGGCGGCGCTCGACACCGACCAGGCGACGGTCACGTGGGTGCTGACGGCGTACCTGCTCTCCGCCTCGGTCTTCACCCCGATCATCGGCCGCGTCGGCGACAAGGTCGGCAAGGAGCGGATGCTCGTCGTCGCGCTGCTCGCCCTGGCCGTCGGCTCCCTGCTGGCCGCGCTCGCCCCGAGCATCGGCGTGCTGATCGCCGCCCGCGCGATCCAGGGCGTCGGCGGCGGCGTGCTGCCGCTGACCTTCGGGATCATCCGCGACGAGTTTCCTCGGGAGAAGGTCGCCGGTGCGGTCGGTACGTCGGCCGCGCTGCTCGCCGTCGGCGGCGGCATCGGCCTGGTGCTGGCCGGCCCGATCGTCGACGCGCTCAGCTACCGCTGGCTGTTCTGGCTGCCGATGATCATGACCCTGCTGGCCGCCGCCGCCGCGCACTGGTTCGTCCCCGAGTCGCCCGAGCGCACGCCCGGCCGCATCAACCTGCTCAGCGCCGCGCTGCTCTCCTCGTGGCTGGTGACGCTCCTGCTCGCGGTCTCCCAGGGCCACAGCTGGGGCTGGGGCTCGCCGATCACGGTCGGCCTGTTCGCCGCCACGGTCGTGCTGCTGCCCGTGTGGGTGTACGCCGAGGCGCACAGCGACTCGCCCCTCATCGACATGCGCATGATGCGGATCCCCACGGTCTGGACCGTCAACCTGGTGGCCCTGCTCTTCGGGATGGGGATGTACTCGATGTTCGCCTTCCTCCCGCAGTTCCTCCAGACCCCCGACGACGTCACCGGCTACGGCTTCGGCGCCTCGGTCACCCAGTCGGGCCTGCTGCTGCTGCCGCAGACGGTCGCCACCTTCCTGGCCGGCCTCTACTCCGGCCGCGCGGCCGCCCGCTTCGGGTCGAAGGCCGTCCTGGTCGCCGGCGCCACCCTGACCTCGCTGGGCCTGCTCGCGCTGGTCCTCTTCCACGACCACGTGTGGCACCTGCTCATCGAGAGCACCGTGCTCGGCCTCGGGTTCGGCCTGGCCTTCGCGGCCATGTCGAACCTCATCGTCGACGCCGTCCCGCAGTCGCAGACCGGTGTGGCCAGCGGCATGAACGCCAACATCCGCACCGTCGGCGGCGCGCTCGGCAGCGCGGTGCTGGCCAGCGTCGTCACCGCCAACCTGCGCCCCGACGGCCTGCCGATCGAGTCGGGCTACACCCACGGCTTCTCGGTCCTGGTCGTCACCTCGGCCCTCGCCGCCCTGGTCGCGGTAGCGGTGCCGGTGGTCAAGGTCGTCACCCGCTCGACCGCCGACGACGCACCGGCCACCGAGGCCGACGGCGCCGCGGTCGCCCTGGAGCCCCTCGCCCGCTGA
- a CDS encoding amidohydrolase family protein has translation MSHAPETPQPGRPVVLRGGTVLTMDDQHTVLEGADVLVVGDRIEAVGVALDVPEGTHEVDATGGVVMPGMIDTHRHMWQTAMRGYGADWTLTQYFVWYYLEHGRAFRPEDVRAGNLLSAWDAIEAGVTTTVDWSHGLQTVDHAEAAVEGLAAVPGRFVLAYGNIQAGPWEWTADRAVQDFLQRHRGSSDLLGLQLAFDVTGDPAFPEKPAFEVARELGLPVTTHAGVWGATNDDGIRLMHDHGFMTPETVYVHAATLSTDSYHRIAASGGSASVSTESEQSAGQGYPPTWQLRRHGIDVSLSMDTSVWWSSDLFSAMRTTLGADRSREHLEAHAKGDTVTNVHLRAEQVVDWATRGGARALGRDDLGSLQPGKKADVVLLKNDRSPVSFPLLNPYGHVAFQAQRGDVHTVLVDGRVVKSEGVLIGYDAAAVRAQVDDTVEHLRSSMGEEVWQAGMNPQLPEDDDVLDNPYQYTDYKSHATHGARGSVFGEPGSGAGS, from the coding sequence ATGAGCCACGCCCCCGAGACCCCCCAGCCCGGTCGGCCCGTCGTCCTGCGCGGCGGCACGGTGCTGACGATGGACGACCAGCACACCGTGCTCGAGGGCGCCGACGTGCTGGTCGTGGGCGACCGGATCGAGGCGGTCGGCGTAGCCCTCGACGTGCCCGAGGGCACCCACGAGGTCGACGCCACCGGTGGCGTGGTGATGCCCGGGATGATCGACACCCACCGCCACATGTGGCAGACCGCGATGCGCGGCTACGGCGCCGACTGGACGCTGACGCAGTACTTCGTCTGGTACTACCTCGAGCACGGCAGGGCGTTCCGACCCGAGGACGTGCGGGCCGGCAACCTGCTCTCCGCGTGGGACGCGATCGAGGCCGGCGTCACCACCACCGTCGACTGGTCCCACGGCCTGCAGACCGTTGACCACGCCGAGGCGGCGGTCGAGGGCCTGGCGGCGGTGCCGGGCCGGTTCGTGCTGGCCTACGGCAACATCCAGGCCGGCCCGTGGGAGTGGACCGCCGACCGGGCCGTCCAGGATTTCCTGCAGCGCCACCGCGGCAGCAGCGACCTGCTCGGGCTGCAGCTGGCCTTCGACGTGACCGGCGACCCGGCGTTCCCCGAGAAGCCCGCCTTCGAGGTCGCCCGCGAGCTCGGGCTGCCCGTCACCACCCACGCCGGCGTGTGGGGCGCCACCAACGACGACGGCATCCGGCTGATGCACGACCACGGCTTCATGACGCCCGAGACGGTCTACGTCCACGCGGCCACGCTCAGCACCGACTCCTACCACCGGATCGCCGCCTCGGGCGGCTCCGCGTCGGTCTCGACCGAGTCCGAGCAGAGCGCCGGCCAGGGCTACCCCCCCACCTGGCAGCTGCGCCGCCACGGCATCGACGTGTCGCTGTCGATGGACACCAGCGTGTGGTGGAGCAGCGACCTGTTCTCCGCGATGCGCACCACGCTCGGCGCCGACCGCTCGCGCGAGCACCTCGAGGCGCACGCCAAGGGCGACACCGTCACCAACGTGCACCTGCGCGCCGAGCAGGTCGTCGACTGGGCCACCCGCGGCGGCGCCCGGGCGCTCGGCCGCGACGACCTCGGCTCGCTGCAGCCCGGCAAGAAGGCCGACGTGGTGCTGCTCAAGAACGACCGCTCGCCCGTGTCGTTCCCGCTGCTCAACCCCTACGGCCACGTCGCCTTCCAGGCCCAGCGCGGCGACGTCCACACGGTGCTCGTCGACGGCCGGGTCGTGAAGTCCGAGGGCGTGCTGATCGGGTACGACGCCGCGGCCGTCCGCGCCCAGGTCGACGACACGGTCGAGCACCTGCGCTCCTCGATGGGCGAGGAGGTCTGGCAGGCCGGGATGAACCCCCAGCTGCCCGAGGACGACGACGTCCTCGACAACCCGTACCAGTACACCGACTACAAGTCCCACGCCACGCACGGCGCCCGCGGCAGCGTGTTCGGCGAGCCCGGCTCCGGCGCCGGCTCGTAG
- a CDS encoding alcohol dehydrogenase catalytic domain-containing protein, with the protein MKAVTWHGKRDVRVEDVPDPRIEQPTDAIVKITSSGLCGSDLHLYETLGPFMGQGDVLGHEPMGIVEEVGPEAGDLKVGDRVVMPFQICCGHCWMCERGLYTQCETTQVRDQGMGAALFGFSKLYGEVPGAQAEYLRVPQAQFMPIKVPHGPVDERFLFLSDVLPTAWQSVEYADTPDGGTLLVLGLGPIGDMAVRIALHRGLRVIGVDRVTERLDRVRALGAEVVDMREVDDIGEEVRSRTAGRGADAVIDAVGMEAHGSPVAEMGQKLFNALPKRLSATVMNKVGLDRMSAIYTAIDAVRRGGTVSLIGVYGGQSDPMPILTMFDKQLQLRMGQANVRRWSDAIMPLLLDDADPLGTESFTTHQVPLADAAGAYERFQKKQDGTIKVVFKP; encoded by the coding sequence ATGAAGGCAGTCACCTGGCACGGCAAGCGCGACGTCCGCGTCGAGGACGTCCCCGACCCTCGGATCGAGCAGCCCACCGACGCGATCGTCAAGATCACCTCGAGCGGCCTGTGCGGCTCCGACCTGCACCTGTACGAGACGCTCGGCCCGTTCATGGGCCAGGGCGACGTGCTCGGCCACGAGCCGATGGGCATCGTCGAGGAGGTCGGCCCCGAGGCGGGCGACCTGAAGGTCGGCGACCGCGTGGTGATGCCCTTCCAGATCTGCTGCGGCCACTGCTGGATGTGCGAGCGCGGCCTCTACACGCAGTGCGAGACCACCCAGGTCCGCGACCAGGGCATGGGGGCGGCGCTCTTCGGCTTCAGCAAGCTGTACGGCGAGGTGCCCGGCGCCCAGGCGGAGTACCTGCGCGTCCCGCAGGCCCAGTTCATGCCGATCAAGGTGCCGCACGGCCCGGTCGACGAGCGGTTCCTCTTCCTCTCCGACGTGCTGCCGACCGCGTGGCAGTCCGTGGAGTACGCCGACACCCCCGACGGCGGCACCCTGCTGGTCCTCGGGCTCGGCCCGATCGGCGACATGGCCGTCCGGATCGCGCTCCACCGCGGCCTGCGGGTCATCGGCGTCGACCGCGTCACCGAGCGGCTCGACCGCGTCCGGGCGCTCGGTGCGGAGGTCGTCGACATGCGCGAGGTCGACGACATCGGCGAGGAGGTCCGCTCCCGCACGGCCGGTCGCGGCGCCGACGCCGTCATCGACGCCGTCGGCATGGAGGCGCACGGGTCCCCCGTCGCCGAGATGGGCCAGAAGCTGTTCAACGCCCTGCCCAAGCGGCTCTCGGCCACCGTGATGAACAAGGTCGGCCTCGACCGGATGTCGGCGATCTACACCGCCATCGACGCCGTGCGCCGCGGCGGCACCGTCTCGCTCATCGGCGTGTACGGCGGCCAGAGCGACCCGATGCCGATTCTCACGATGTTCGACAAGCAGCTCCAGCTGCGGATGGGCCAGGCCAACGTGCGCCGCTGGTCCGACGCCATCATGCCGCTGCTCCTCGACGACGCCGACCCGCTCGGCACCGAGTCCTTCACGACCCACCAGGTGCCGCTCGCCGACGCCGCGGGGGCGTACGAGCGGTTCCAGAAGAAGCAGGACGGGACCATCAAGGTGGTCTTCAAGCCGTAG
- a CDS encoding citryl-CoA lyase, protein MSHEIDGLEFPTSLGTSTPDTISLLGQDLTADLMGKVGFGELAFWLVAMRRPTAGEVRVFESVLVALADHGFTPTAIAARVTYLSAPDSLQGALAAGLLGGGSRFLGVTEDCGGYLHDVLTAHEAAGHPLPTTDEEWDDLALASVTATREAKRFVPGLGHPVHKQGDPRTPVLIGIAEEEGLRGPHLRLFEAIGRTHASVLGRHLPLNGAGVCGAALADLGLPVELLRGFALLARAAGLLGQLAEERRRPIASDIYLTVDRNAAYVDPES, encoded by the coding sequence ATGAGCCACGAGATCGACGGACTGGAGTTCCCCACCTCGCTGGGCACCTCGACGCCCGACACCATCAGCCTGCTGGGCCAGGACCTGACCGCCGACCTGATGGGCAAGGTCGGGTTCGGCGAGCTGGCCTTCTGGCTGGTCGCCATGCGCCGGCCGACCGCAGGCGAGGTGCGGGTCTTCGAGTCGGTGCTGGTCGCGCTGGCCGACCACGGCTTCACCCCGACGGCCATCGCGGCGCGGGTGACGTACCTGTCGGCCCCCGACTCGCTCCAGGGCGCGCTCGCCGCGGGCCTGCTCGGCGGCGGCTCGCGGTTCCTCGGCGTGACCGAGGACTGCGGCGGCTACCTCCACGACGTGCTCACCGCCCACGAGGCCGCCGGCCACCCGCTGCCCACCACCGACGAGGAGTGGGACGACCTCGCGCTGGCCTCGGTCACCGCCACGCGGGAGGCGAAGCGGTTCGTGCCCGGCCTGGGCCACCCGGTCCACAAGCAGGGCGACCCCCGCACCCCGGTGCTCATCGGCATCGCCGAGGAGGAGGGCCTGCGCGGCCCCCACCTGCGGCTCTTCGAGGCCATCGGCCGCACCCACGCCTCGGTGCTGGGCCGGCACCTGCCGCTCAACGGCGCCGGCGTCTGCGGCGCGGCGCTGGCCGACCTGGGCCTGCCCGTCGAGCTGCTGCGCGGCTTCGCGCTGCTCGCCCGCGCGGCCGGCCTGCTCGGCCAGCTGGCCGAGGAGCGCCGCCGCCCGATCGCGAGCGACATCTACCTCACCGTCGACCGCAACGCGGCGTACGTCGACCCCGAGAGCTGA
- a CDS encoding zinc-binding dehydrogenase: MRAALVHRPGEAPAVGDRPDAVAAPGRTLVRTTAAPVVPLDVLAASGTSYFGRPATPYVPGVQGVGVVVDSQVHPAGIRVWCATSAGMAPGDGALAELCSVADADVVPLGAVDVGDAALAALGLSAVAAWACLAWRAGLAAGERVAVLGGGGAVGQAGIGAARVLGAGRVVAVCRGDAAAARAREAGADEVLVGVPPAELTDALRDAAGGPVDVVLDPVFGEVAEAACAALGDHGRLVNLGGSAGDTARLSSAALRSRSISVLGHTNNALSPRQRADALLAVADHAAAGRVAVAHRVVPLDDVGRAWGETAAGRAAPRWVVGFAGP; this comes from the coding sequence GTGAGAGCGGCGCTGGTCCACCGGCCCGGTGAGGCGCCGGCCGTCGGGGACCGGCCGGACGCCGTCGCGGCGCCGGGACGGACGCTGGTGCGGACGACCGCTGCGCCCGTCGTGCCCCTCGACGTGCTGGCGGCGTCGGGGACGTCGTACTTCGGGCGGCCGGCGACGCCGTACGTGCCGGGCGTGCAGGGGGTCGGCGTGGTCGTCGACTCGCAGGTCCACCCGGCCGGCATCCGGGTGTGGTGCGCGACGAGCGCCGGGATGGCGCCGGGCGACGGCGCGCTGGCCGAGCTCTGCTCGGTGGCCGACGCCGACGTGGTGCCGCTGGGCGCGGTCGACGTCGGTGACGCGGCGCTGGCGGCGCTCGGCCTGTCGGCCGTCGCGGCCTGGGCCTGCCTCGCCTGGCGCGCCGGCCTGGCCGCGGGCGAGCGGGTGGCCGTGCTCGGCGGGGGCGGCGCGGTCGGCCAGGCCGGCATCGGCGCCGCGCGGGTGCTGGGCGCGGGCCGGGTGGTCGCGGTCTGCCGCGGCGACGCGGCCGCCGCGCGGGCCCGGGAGGCGGGCGCCGACGAGGTGCTGGTGGGCGTGCCCCCGGCCGAGCTGACCGACGCGCTGCGCGACGCCGCGGGCGGCCCGGTCGACGTCGTCCTCGACCCGGTGTTCGGCGAGGTCGCCGAGGCGGCCTGCGCGGCGCTCGGCGACCACGGCCGCCTGGTCAACCTCGGCGGCTCGGCCGGCGACACGGCCCGGCTGTCCTCGGCCGCGCTGCGCAGCCGCTCGATCAGCGTCCTCGGGCACACCAACAACGCCCTGTCCCCCCGGCAGCGGGCCGACGCCCTCCTAGCCGTGGCCGACCACGCCGCCGCCGGGCGGGTGGCGGTGGCCCACCGGGTGGTCCCGCTCGACGACGTCGGCCGAGCCTGGGGCGAGACGGCCGCCGGCCGGGCGGCCCCGCGGTGGGTGGTGGGGTTCGCGGGCCCGTAG
- a CDS encoding VOC family protein has protein sequence MQVTQVGAAYAVAEPTEAGRWFAEHLGFEVLVDLGWYVSTRHAGCEGLRVDLVARDHETWVEPADGVRGAMLALVVTDVDSHHDRLVAAGVEVLEPLVTEPWGQRRVQLAGPDGLVVELVGPVEPDPAWMAAQGLAG, from the coding sequence GTGCAGGTGACGCAGGTCGGAGCGGCGTACGCCGTCGCGGAGCCCACGGAGGCGGGCCGGTGGTTCGCCGAGCACCTCGGGTTCGAGGTGCTGGTGGACCTCGGGTGGTACGTCAGCACCCGTCACGCGGGCTGCGAGGGCCTGCGGGTCGACCTGGTCGCGCGCGACCACGAGACCTGGGTCGAGCCCGCCGACGGGGTGCGCGGCGCGATGCTGGCGCTGGTGGTGACCGACGTCGACAGCCACCACGACCGGCTGGTCGCCGCCGGCGTCGAGGTGCTCGAGCCGCTCGTGACCGAGCCGTGGGGTCAGCGCCGGGTGCAGCTGGCGGGCCCCGACGGGCTGGTGGTCGAGCTGGTGGGGCCCGTCGAGCCGGACCCGGCGTGGATGGCCGCCCAGGGGCTGGCGGGCTGA
- a CDS encoding FAD-dependent oxidoreductase has translation MTSLWHADATPVHDDPLTAEDHDVLVVGAGLTGLTTALLLARAGRRVAVLEARTVGAVATGNTTAKLSALQGTHLSRVRSHHSAQVTRAYVQAQVEGVAWLARFCEDHDVALQRRTAYTFALKHSEVVTVEREHAVAAEAGLPVTLHARLDERFPVHRATGLADQAQFDPMDVLAALVAQVRAHGGTVHQGHRVTGADVAGGIQGGPSLDLADGRTLRAREVVLATGGPLLDRGLHFAKMEAQRSYALAFRTTEQTPPPDGMYLSAGSDSRSVRDVPRADGRLLLIGGAGHGVGRTRSEAEHVDRLRAWTAEHYPGAVETHHWSAQDYAPADALPYVGLVPRGGDHLRLATGYEKWGMSNAVAASLTLAGQVLGAEPSWAQTLHGARLGARGALQLARMNLGVGAFLGLGAARGLLHRAPDHAPEGTGDLGRAGLLPTGRTTGPEGEQCAVVGICTHLGGVLKWNDAERSWDCPLHGSRFAPDGAVLEGPATQPLKQRG, from the coding sequence ATGACCTCCCTCTGGCACGCCGACGCGACGCCCGTCCACGACGACCCGCTGACCGCCGAGGACCACGACGTCCTGGTCGTCGGCGCCGGGCTGACCGGCCTCACCACCGCCCTGCTGCTCGCCCGGGCGGGGCGTCGCGTGGCCGTGCTCGAGGCGCGCACCGTCGGCGCCGTGGCCACGGGCAACACCACGGCCAAGCTCTCCGCGCTCCAGGGCACCCACCTGTCCCGGGTGCGCAGCCACCACTCCGCCCAGGTCACGCGCGCCTACGTGCAGGCGCAGGTCGAGGGCGTGGCCTGGCTGGCCCGGTTCTGCGAGGACCACGACGTGGCGCTGCAACGGCGCACGGCGTACACCTTCGCGCTGAAGCACAGCGAGGTCGTCACCGTCGAGCGCGAGCACGCGGTCGCGGCCGAGGCCGGCCTGCCGGTGACGCTGCACGCCAGGCTCGACGAGCGGTTCCCGGTGCACCGCGCCACCGGGCTCGCCGACCAGGCGCAGTTCGACCCGATGGACGTGCTGGCCGCGCTCGTGGCGCAGGTCCGGGCCCACGGCGGGACGGTCCACCAGGGCCACCGCGTCACGGGTGCGGACGTCGCGGGCGGGATCCAGGGCGGTCCCTCGCTCGACCTGGCCGACGGCCGCACGCTGCGCGCCCGCGAGGTGGTGCTCGCCACCGGCGGCCCGCTGCTCGACCGGGGTCTGCACTTCGCCAAGATGGAGGCGCAGCGCTCCTACGCGCTGGCGTTCCGGACGACCGAGCAGACGCCGCCGCCCGACGGGATGTACCTCTCCGCGGGCTCCGACTCCCGCTCGGTCCGCGACGTCCCCCGCGCCGACGGCCGGCTGCTGCTGATCGGCGGCGCCGGGCACGGCGTCGGGCGCACCCGCTCCGAGGCCGAGCACGTCGACCGGCTCCGGGCCTGGACGGCCGAGCACTACCCGGGCGCGGTCGAGACCCACCACTGGTCGGCGCAGGACTACGCACCCGCCGACGCGCTGCCGTACGTCGGACTCGTGCCGCGCGGCGGCGACCACCTGCGCCTGGCCACGGGCTACGAGAAGTGGGGCATGTCCAACGCCGTCGCCGCCTCCCTCACCCTCGCCGGCCAGGTCCTCGGCGCCGAGCCGTCCTGGGCGCAGACCCTCCACGGCGCCCGCCTCGGCGCCAGGGGCGCGCTCCAGCTGGCCCGGATGAACCTCGGCGTCGGCGCCTTCCTCGGCCTCGGCGCCGCCCGCGGCCTGCTCCACCGCGCGCCGGACCACGCCCCCGAGGGCACCGGCGACCTCGGCCGCGCCGGCCTGCTCCCGACCGGCCGCACCACCGGGCCCGAGGGCGAGCAGTGCGCGGTCGTCGGCATCTGCACCCACCTGGGCGGCGTCCTGAAGTGGAACGACGCCGAGCGCAGCTGGGACTGCCCCCTCCACGGCTCCCGCTTCGCCCCCGACGGCGCGGTCCTCGAGGGTCCGGCCACCCAGCCGCTCAAGCAGCGGGGGTAG
- a CDS encoding CaiB/BaiF CoA transferase family protein codes for MTSQPELAAEPRSGPLAGLLVADFSRILAGPYATMLMADLGAEVVKVEGPAGDDTRSWSPPLREGVSTYFLGVNRNKRSIALDLKDADDVAVAQELARRADVVIENFRPGGLARFGLDYDTVAAGNPGVVYASISGFGSGPEGAKLPGYDLIVQAISGLMSLTGSPDGEPYRAGISVFDVMAGLHATIGVLSAVHQRHETGRGQHVEVNLLSSALSGLVNQSSAYVAGGVVPTRMGNSHPSLFPYEPLPCSDRDLIVTAGNNGQFRKLVEVLGVPELADDPRFARNEDRTAHRDELRPLLVERLSTRTALEWFDDIIAAGVPCGPINTVDGGVAFAEGVGLEPVVEVGEGEHAVPSIRNPIRFSETPPDYRRPPPSLDEHGAEIRAWLAAPAPAGNERDEDR; via the coding sequence ATGACCTCCCAGCCCGAGCTCGCAGCGGAGCCGCGCAGCGGCCCCCTCGCCGGACTGCTGGTGGCCGACTTCTCGCGCATCCTGGCGGGCCCCTACGCCACGATGCTGATGGCCGACCTGGGCGCCGAGGTGGTCAAGGTCGAGGGCCCGGCCGGCGACGACACCCGCAGCTGGTCACCGCCCCTGCGCGAGGGCGTGTCGACGTACTTCCTCGGGGTGAACCGCAACAAGCGCTCGATCGCCCTCGACCTCAAGGACGCCGACGACGTCGCGGTCGCGCAGGAGCTGGCGCGCCGGGCCGATGTCGTGATCGAGAACTTCCGACCGGGCGGGCTGGCCCGCTTCGGCCTCGACTACGACACCGTGGCGGCCGGCAACCCCGGGGTGGTCTACGCCTCGATCAGCGGCTTCGGCAGCGGGCCCGAGGGCGCGAAGCTGCCGGGGTACGACCTCATCGTCCAGGCCATCTCCGGTCTGATGAGCCTCACCGGCTCCCCCGACGGCGAGCCCTACCGCGCCGGGATCTCGGTCTTCGACGTGATGGCCGGGCTGCACGCCACCATCGGCGTGCTGTCGGCGGTCCACCAGCGCCACGAGACCGGGCGCGGCCAGCACGTCGAGGTCAACCTGCTCTCCTCGGCGCTGTCGGGGCTGGTCAACCAGAGCAGCGCCTACGTCGCGGGCGGCGTCGTCCCGACGCGGATGGGCAACAGCCACCCCAGCCTGTTCCCCTACGAGCCGCTGCCGTGCTCGGACCGCGACCTGATCGTCACCGCCGGCAACAACGGCCAGTTCCGCAAGCTGGTCGAGGTGCTCGGCGTGCCCGAGCTGGCCGACGACCCGCGCTTCGCCCGCAACGAGGACCGCACCGCCCACCGCGACGAGCTGCGGCCGCTGCTGGTCGAGCGGCTCTCGACCCGGACCGCGCTGGAGTGGTTCGACGACATCATCGCCGCGGGCGTGCCGTGCGGGCCGATCAACACCGTCGACGGCGGCGTCGCCTTCGCCGAGGGCGTGGGCCTCGAGCCGGTGGTGGAGGTGGGCGAGGGCGAGCACGCGGTGCCCTCGATCCGCAACCCGATCCGGTTCTCCGAGACGCCCCCCGACTACCGCCGCCCGCCGCCGTCGCTCGACGAGCACGGCGCCGAGATCCGCGCCTGGCTGGCCGCGCCGGCCCCCGCCGGCAACGAGAGGGACGAGGACCGATGA